One genomic segment of Pseudomonas fortuita includes these proteins:
- the finR gene encoding LysR family transcriptional regulator FinR → MRFTLRQLQVFVAVAQHQSVSRAASLLALSQSAASTSITELERQSSCQLFDRAGKRLALNALGHQLLPQAVALLDQAKEIEDLLNGKSGFGSLAVGATLTIGNYLATLLIGSFMQTHPESQVKLHVQNTVHIVQQVAHYEIDLGLIEGDCNHPDLEVQPWVEDELVVFCAPQHPLAKLGRADIESLSQEAWILREQGSGTRLTFDQAMRHHRANLNIRLELEHTEAIKRAVESGLGIGCISRLALRDAFRRGSLVPVETPELDLMRQFYFIWHKQKYQTSAMREFLELCRNFTAGYTRSDEIVLPPIA, encoded by the coding sequence ATGCGATTCACACTTCGTCAACTGCAGGTCTTCGTCGCCGTCGCACAGCATCAAAGCGTCTCTCGGGCCGCTAGCCTGCTGGCGTTGTCGCAGTCGGCCGCCAGCACTTCCATCACCGAGCTGGAGCGGCAATCGAGCTGCCAGTTGTTCGACCGTGCCGGCAAGCGCCTGGCCCTGAACGCCTTGGGACATCAACTGCTGCCACAAGCCGTGGCCCTGCTCGACCAGGCCAAGGAAATCGAAGACCTGCTAAACGGCAAGTCCGGCTTCGGTTCGCTGGCGGTCGGCGCCACACTGACCATCGGCAACTACCTGGCCACCCTGCTGATCGGCAGCTTCATGCAGACCCACCCGGAAAGCCAGGTCAAACTGCATGTCCAGAACACTGTGCACATCGTGCAACAGGTCGCGCACTACGAAATTGATCTGGGTCTGATCGAAGGCGACTGCAACCACCCGGACCTGGAAGTGCAGCCGTGGGTCGAGGACGAGCTGGTGGTGTTCTGCGCACCGCAGCATCCGCTGGCCAAGCTGGGCCGTGCCGATATCGAAAGTTTGTCGCAAGAGGCGTGGATTTTACGTGAGCAAGGCTCCGGGACGCGCCTGACCTTCGACCAAGCCATGCGCCATCACCGCGCCAACCTCAACATCCGCCTGGAGCTGGAACACACCGAAGCGATCAAGCGCGCGGTGGAATCGGGCCTGGGCATTGGCTGTATTTCGCGCCTGGCGCTGCGTGACGCCTTCCGCCGAGGCAGCCTGGTACCGGTAGAAACGCCGGAACTGGACCTGATGCGCCAGTTCTACTTCATCTGGCACAAACAGAAGTACCAGACCTCTGCAATGCGCGAGTTTCTGGAACTGTGCCGCAACTTCACTGCGGGCTATACCCGCAGTGACGAAATCGTGCTGCCGCCGATCGCTTAA
- the fpr gene encoding ferredoxin-NADP reductase produces the protein MSNMNHERVLSVHHWNDTLFSFKCTRDPGLRFENGQFVMIGLQQESGRPLMRAYSIASPNWEEHLEFFSIKVPDGPLTSQLQHLKEGDEIIISKKPTGTLVLDDLNPGKHLYLLSTGTGLAPFMSVIQDPETYERFEKVILVHGVRYVNEVAYREFITEHLPQNEFFGESVREKLIYYPTVTREPFENQGRLTDLMRSGKLFSDIGLPPINPQDDRAMICGSPSMLDETSEVLDSFGLKVSARMREPGDYLIERAFVEK, from the coding sequence ATGAGCAACATGAACCACGAACGTGTCCTCAGTGTGCACCACTGGAACGACACCCTGTTCAGCTTCAAGTGCACCCGCGACCCGGGGCTGCGCTTCGAGAACGGTCAGTTCGTGATGATCGGCCTTCAACAGGAAAGCGGCCGTCCGCTCATGCGTGCCTATTCCATCGCTTCGCCGAACTGGGAAGAGCACCTGGAGTTCTTCAGCATCAAGGTGCCGGATGGCCCGCTGACTTCGCAGCTGCAGCACCTGAAGGAAGGCGATGAGATCATCATCAGCAAGAAGCCTACCGGTACCCTGGTGCTGGACGACCTGAACCCGGGCAAGCACCTGTACCTGCTGAGCACCGGCACTGGCCTGGCGCCGTTCATGAGCGTGATCCAGGACCCGGAAACCTATGAGCGCTTCGAAAAAGTGATCCTGGTGCATGGTGTGCGTTACGTGAACGAAGTGGCCTACCGCGAGTTCATTACCGAGCACCTGCCGCAGAACGAGTTCTTCGGTGAGTCGGTTCGCGAAAAGCTGATCTACTACCCGACCGTGACCCGCGAGCCGTTCGAGAACCAGGGCCGTCTGACCGACCTGATGCGCAGCGGCAAGCTGTTCAGCGACATTGGTCTGCCACCGATCAACCCGCAGGACGACCGTGCGATGATCTGCGGCAGCCCGAGCATGCTCGACGAGACCAGTGAAGTGCTGGACAGCTTCGGCCTGAAAGTCTCCGCCCGCATGCGTGAGCCGGGTGACTACCTGATCGAGCGTGCCTTCGTCGAGAAGTAA
- a CDS encoding SprT family zinc-dependent metalloprotease — protein sequence MPELLRQRVETCYQQAETFFKRPFSRPEVSFKLRGQKAGVAHLHENLLRFNLQLYRENQDDFLRQTVAHEVAHLVAHQLFGDRIQAHGEEWQLIMRGVYELPPNRCHNYEVQRRVVTRYIYRCPCPQGDFPFTAQRHKLVRQGRRYLCKRCREILVYSGETRVE from the coding sequence ATGCCCGAGCTGCTCAGACAACGCGTCGAAACCTGTTACCAGCAAGCCGAAACCTTTTTCAAACGCCCCTTCTCGCGCCCGGAAGTCAGCTTCAAGCTGCGCGGGCAAAAAGCCGGCGTCGCCCACCTGCACGAGAACCTGCTGCGCTTCAACCTGCAGCTCTACCGGGAAAACCAGGACGACTTCCTGCGCCAGACCGTTGCCCACGAAGTGGCGCACCTGGTGGCCCACCAGTTGTTTGGCGACCGCATCCAGGCCCATGGCGAAGAATGGCAATTGATCATGCGCGGGGTGTATGAACTGCCACCCAACCGTTGCCACAACTATGAAGTGCAACGGCGTGTGGTAACCCGCTACATCTACCGCTGCCCATGCCCACAGGGTGATTTCCCATTTACCGCCCAGCGTCACAAGCTGGTGCGCCAGGGGCGGCGGTACCTGTGCAAACGCTGCCGGGAGATTCTGGTGTATAGCGGTGAAACTCGCGTCGAATAG
- a CDS encoding Yip1 family protein, with translation MIHHVVGLFTHPDQEWREIRGEEETISHMYLTHTLILAAIPAISAFIGTTQVGWVIGDRPAVMLTMESAIWMSIMSYLAMLAGVAVMGAFIHWMARTYDANPSMAQCIAFATYTATPLFIGGLAALYPHLWLGMLIGTAAICYTVYLLYVGLPTFMNIPSDEGFLFSSSVLAVGLVVLVAIMAATVIIWGLGVGPVYTN, from the coding sequence ATGATTCATCACGTTGTGGGGCTGTTTACCCATCCCGATCAGGAATGGCGGGAAATTCGTGGCGAAGAAGAAACCATCAGCCACATGTACCTGACGCACACCCTGATCCTGGCAGCCATCCCTGCCATTTCGGCCTTCATCGGCACTACCCAGGTGGGCTGGGTCATCGGTGACCGGCCGGCGGTGATGCTGACCATGGAAAGTGCCATCTGGATGAGCATCATGTCGTACCTGGCCATGCTCGCCGGGGTGGCGGTAATGGGCGCATTCATCCACTGGATGGCCCGCACCTACGATGCCAACCCGTCCATGGCGCAGTGCATCGCCTTTGCCACCTACACCGCCACACCGCTGTTCATCGGTGGCCTGGCGGCGCTGTACCCGCACCTGTGGCTGGGGATGCTGATCGGCACTGCCGCCATCTGCTACACGGTGTACCTGCTGTATGTCGGCCTGCCGACGTTCATGAACATTCCGTCCGACGAAGGCTTCCTGTTCTCCAGCTCCGTGCTGGCGGTGGGCCTTGTGGTGCTGGTGGCGATCATGGCTGCCACGGTCATCATCTGGGGACTGGGCGTGGGGCCCGTCTACACCAACTAG
- the ttcA gene encoding tRNA 2-thiocytidine(32) synthetase TtcA, protein MGTLSVNQNKLQKRLRRLAGEAITDFNMIEDGDKVMVCLSGGKDSYTMLDVLLHLQKVAPITFEIVAVNMDQKQPGFPEHVLPAYLKELGVEYHIVEKDTYSVVKELVPEGKTTCSLCSRLRRGTLYTFADEIGATKMALGHHRDDIVETFFLNMFFNGALKGMPPKLRADDGRNVVIRPLAYCSEKDIQAYSDMKQFPIIPCNLCGSQENLQRQVVKDMLVEWERKHPGRTESIFRALQNVAPSQLADRNLFDFTSLKIDENATPRFLDVLNI, encoded by the coding sequence ATGGGCACCCTCTCGGTCAACCAGAACAAACTGCAAAAACGCCTGCGTCGTCTCGCCGGCGAAGCCATCACCGACTTCAACATGATCGAGGATGGCGACAAGGTCATGGTCTGCCTGTCCGGCGGCAAGGACAGCTACACCATGCTCGACGTTCTGTTGCACCTGCAGAAGGTGGCACCGATCACGTTCGAGATCGTCGCGGTGAACATGGACCAGAAACAGCCGGGCTTTCCAGAGCACGTGCTGCCGGCTTACCTCAAAGAGCTGGGCGTCGAATACCACATCGTCGAGAAAGACACCTATTCGGTGGTCAAGGAACTGGTGCCCGAGGGCAAGACCACGTGCTCGCTGTGCTCGCGCCTGCGCCGTGGCACCTTGTATACCTTTGCCGACGAAATCGGCGCAACCAAGATGGCGCTGGGGCACCACCGCGACGACATCGTCGAAACCTTCTTCCTCAACATGTTCTTCAATGGCGCGCTCAAGGGCATGCCGCCGAAGCTGCGCGCCGACGATGGCCGCAACGTGGTGATCCGCCCGCTGGCCTACTGCAGCGAGAAGGACATCCAGGCCTACTCGGACATGAAGCAATTCCCGATCATCCCGTGCAACCTGTGCGGCTCGCAGGAAAACCTGCAGCGCCAGGTGGTCAAGGACATGCTGGTGGAGTGGGAGCGCAAGCACCCGGGCCGTACCGAAAGCATCTTCCGTGCCCTGCAGAACGTGGCGCCGTCGCAACTGGCCGACCGCAACCTGTTCGACTTCACCAGCCTGAAAATCGACGAGAACGCCACGCCGCGTTTCCTCGACGTGCTGAACATCTGA
- a CDS encoding DNA-3-methyladenine glycosylase I yields the protein MRDYQWLHEYCLNRFGSAQALEAFLPQPRTSAQLRGISDDRYLSTLALRVFRAGLKHSLVDAKWPVFEQVFFGFDPEKVVLMGAEHLERLMQDERIIRHLGKLKSVPRNAQMILDVTKEKGSFGAFIADWPVTDIIGLWKYLAKHGNQLGGLSAPRFLRMVGKDTFIPTDDMAAALIAQKVIDKQPTSQRDLALVQQAFNQWHAESGRPLCQLSVMLAHTVNH from the coding sequence ATGCGCGACTATCAGTGGTTGCATGAGTACTGCCTGAACCGCTTTGGCTCGGCCCAGGCGCTGGAGGCCTTTCTGCCGCAGCCGCGCACGTCGGCGCAGCTGCGCGGCATCAGCGACGACCGCTACCTGTCGACCTTGGCGCTGCGCGTGTTCCGCGCCGGGCTCAAGCACAGCCTGGTGGATGCCAAGTGGCCAGTGTTCGAGCAGGTGTTTTTCGGTTTCGACCCGGAGAAGGTGGTGCTGATGGGCGCCGAGCACCTGGAGCGGCTGATGCAAGACGAGCGCATCATTCGCCACCTGGGCAAGCTCAAGAGCGTGCCGCGCAATGCGCAGATGATCCTCGACGTGACGAAGGAGAAGGGCAGCTTTGGCGCCTTCATCGCCGACTGGCCGGTGACCGACATTATCGGCTTGTGGAAGTACCTGGCCAAGCACGGCAACCAGCTGGGTGGGCTGTCGGCGCCGCGTTTCCTGCGTATGGTTGGCAAGGACACCTTTATCCCCACCGATGACATGGCGGCGGCGTTGATTGCACAGAAGGTGATCGACAAGCAGCCGACCAGTCAACGCGACCTGGCCTTGGTGCAACAGGCGTTCAACCAGTGGCATGCAGAGAGTGGGCGGCCGCTGTGCCAGTTGTCGGTGATGCTGGCGCATACCGTCAACCATTGA
- a CDS encoding DUF2069 domain-containing protein has protein sequence MAKKPKVLPPLEWLAPRLRLTRALSLAFFFGLIALLVVNNLWFANLHGARVGVILAIELVPLLLLLPGMLTGSARAHAWACFVVNIYFIKGVLAAFDPARAIFGWLEVLLSLGLFIAGLLYVRWKFQHERRMAGEGS, from the coding sequence GTGGCTAAAAAGCCCAAGGTGTTGCCGCCGCTGGAATGGCTGGCACCGCGCCTGCGCCTGACACGGGCCTTGAGCCTGGCGTTCTTCTTCGGCCTCATCGCCCTGCTGGTGGTGAACAACCTGTGGTTTGCCAACCTGCATGGGGCACGGGTCGGGGTGATTCTGGCGATCGAGCTGGTGCCGCTACTGCTGCTGTTGCCGGGCATGCTGACAGGCAGCGCCCGGGCACATGCCTGGGCCTGTTTCGTGGTGAATATCTATTTCATCAAGGGCGTGCTGGCGGCATTTGACCCGGCGCGGGCGATTTTTGGCTGGCTTGAAGTGTTGCTGAGCCTGGGGTTGTTCATTGCCGGGCTGCTGTATGTGCGCTGGAAGTTCCAGCATGAGCGGCGCATGGCGGGCGAAGGGAGTTGA
- the wrbA gene encoding NAD(P)H:quinone oxidoreductase, with product MSAPYILVLYYSRHGSTSEMARHIARGIELAGMEARLRTVPAISTECEAVAPDIPASGALYATLDDLRHCAGLVLGSPTRFGNMAAPLKYFLDGTSSLWLGGELVGKPAAVFTSTASLHGGQETTLLSMMLPLMHHGMLVMGLPYSESALLETRGGGTPYGASHHAGADGKRELDQHETVLCRALGQRLATTAKALEAARG from the coding sequence GTGAGCGCCCCCTACATCCTGGTGCTGTATTACAGCCGCCATGGGTCGACCAGTGAAATGGCCCGGCATATTGCCCGCGGCATCGAACTGGCCGGCATGGAGGCTCGCCTGCGCACAGTGCCCGCTATTTCTACCGAATGTGAAGCGGTGGCCCCGGACATTCCGGCCAGCGGGGCGCTGTACGCCACCCTGGACGACCTGCGCCACTGCGCCGGCCTGGTACTGGGCAGCCCGACCCGCTTCGGCAACATGGCGGCGCCGCTGAAGTACTTCCTGGATGGCACCAGCAGCCTGTGGCTGGGTGGTGAACTGGTCGGCAAGCCGGCGGCTGTGTTCACCTCTACCGCCAGCCTGCACGGCGGCCAGGAAACTACCCTGCTGTCGATGATGCTGCCATTGATGCACCACGGCATGCTGGTGATGGGCCTGCCGTACAGCGAGTCGGCCTTGCTGGAAACCCGCGGCGGCGGCACGCCTTACGGCGCCAGCCACCATGCAGGTGCAGATGGCAAACGCGAACTTGACCAGCACGAGACCGTCCTGTGTCGTGCCTTGGGCCAACGCCTGGCCACCACAGCCAAAGCCCTGGAGGCCGCGCGTGGCTAA
- the arsC gene encoding arsenate reductase (glutaredoxin) (This arsenate reductase requires both glutathione and glutaredoxin to convert arsenate to arsenite, after which the efflux transporter formed by ArsA and ArsB can extrude the arsenite from the cell, providing resistance.), whose translation MTDLTLYHNPRCSKSRGALELLEARGLAPTIVRYLETPPDVATLKALLDKLGIAPRQLLRTGEDEYKALNLADPAMTDAQLIEAMAQHPKLIERPILVAGGKAVVGRPPEKVLEILP comes from the coding sequence ATGACTGACCTCACGCTTTATCATAACCCGCGCTGCTCGAAATCCCGCGGCGCGCTGGAACTGCTCGAAGCCCGCGGGCTGGCACCGACCATCGTGCGCTATCTGGAAACCCCGCCCGACGTGGCCACCCTCAAGGCACTGCTCGACAAGCTGGGCATCGCCCCACGCCAATTGCTGCGTACTGGCGAGGACGAATACAAAGCGCTGAACCTGGCCGACCCGGCAATGACCGACGCGCAGCTGATCGAGGCCATGGCCCAGCACCCCAAACTGATCGAACGGCCGATTCTGGTTGCCGGCGGCAAGGCCGTGGTAGGCCGCCCACCGGAAAAAGTGCTGGAGATCCTGCCGTGA
- a CDS encoding TlpA disulfide reductase family protein — MARRLAAVLAITASLLLGGCGADYGVDQHGNTVKAEQIEGHWLVLNYWAEWCGPCRTEIPELNAAAKQWAADGIKVVGVNFDGLQGQDLKQAAETLGIGFTVLAQDPAERYDLPRSEALPVTYIIDDKGKVREQLMGEQTLEGLQAKIKALKGA; from the coding sequence ATGGCAAGGCGTCTGGCAGCAGTACTGGCCATCACCGCGAGCCTGTTGCTCGGTGGTTGCGGTGCCGATTATGGCGTGGACCAACACGGTAATACGGTTAAGGCCGAACAGATCGAAGGGCACTGGCTGGTGCTCAACTATTGGGCCGAATGGTGCGGGCCGTGCCGTACCGAAATCCCGGAATTGAACGCGGCGGCCAAGCAGTGGGCGGCCGATGGCATCAAGGTGGTGGGGGTGAACTTCGATGGCTTGCAAGGGCAGGACCTGAAACAGGCCGCTGAAACCCTGGGCATCGGTTTTACCGTACTGGCCCAGGACCCGGCCGAGCGTTATGACCTGCCCCGCAGCGAGGCGCTGCCGGTGACCTACATCATCGATGACAAGGGCAAGGTGCGTGAGCAGTTGATGGGCGAGCAGACCCTGGAAGGGCTGCAGGCCAAGATCAAGGCCCTGAAAGGCGCCTGA
- a CDS encoding META domain-containing protein, protein MKNLLTGVLITTSLLGCAAQPSKLQQERSYVLEWIGERPLIDYSHLTLTLASDGRAYGNAGCNHWFAPYTLEGERLSFGKVGKTRKLCAPALMEQEKRFLQALETVERWDVSPVEQMRFWPAEGKPLRFWPEEG, encoded by the coding sequence GTGAAAAATCTGCTGACCGGCGTGCTGATTACCACCAGCCTGCTCGGCTGCGCCGCACAACCTTCAAAACTGCAACAGGAGCGCAGCTACGTGCTGGAGTGGATTGGCGAACGCCCGCTGATCGACTACAGCCACCTGACCCTGACCCTGGCCAGCGACGGCCGCGCCTATGGCAATGCCGGCTGCAACCACTGGTTTGCGCCGTATACGCTGGAGGGTGAGCGCCTGAGCTTCGGCAAGGTCGGCAAGACCCGCAAGCTGTGCGCACCGGCGTTGATGGAGCAGGAAAAGCGCTTTTTGCAGGCGCTGGAAACGGTAGAGCGCTGGGATGTGTCGCCGGTGGAGCAGATGCGCTTCTGGCCCGCCGAAGGCAAGCCACTGCGGTTCTGGCCTGAGGAAGGCTGA
- a CDS encoding 2-hydroxyacid dehydrogenase has protein sequence MRVLLFSSQHYDQESFTRAASGSALELHFQPARLTLDTAALASGYEAVCAFINDELDASVLQRLAEGGTRLIALRSAGYNHVDLAAAQRLGLAVVRVPAYSPHAVAEHAVALILALNRRLHRAYNRTREGDFTLHGLTGFDLHGKTVGVVGTGQIGAAFARIMAGFGCQLLAYDPYPNPELLALGARYLTLPELLREARIISLHCPLTEHTRHLINAQSLAQLQHGAMLINTGRGALVDTPALIDALKSGQLGYLGLDVYEEEAQLFFEDRSDLPLQDDVLARLLTFPNVIITAHQAFLTREALDAIAATTLDNINRWAAGNPQNLVMG, from the coding sequence ATGCGCGTCCTGTTGTTCAGCAGCCAGCATTACGACCAGGAAAGTTTCACCCGGGCCGCCAGCGGCAGCGCGCTGGAGCTGCATTTCCAGCCCGCCCGCCTGACCCTCGACACCGCTGCCCTGGCCAGCGGCTACGAAGCCGTTTGCGCCTTCATCAATGATGAACTCGACGCCTCGGTGCTCCAGCGCCTGGCCGAAGGCGGCACACGCCTGATCGCCCTGCGTTCGGCCGGCTACAACCATGTCGACCTGGCCGCTGCCCAGCGCCTGGGCCTTGCCGTGGTGCGCGTGCCGGCCTACTCGCCGCACGCTGTGGCCGAACACGCCGTGGCACTGATCCTGGCCCTCAACCGGCGCCTGCACCGGGCCTACAACCGCACCCGCGAAGGCGACTTCACCCTGCACGGGCTGACCGGTTTCGACCTGCACGGCAAAACCGTCGGTGTGGTCGGCACCGGCCAGATCGGTGCCGCCTTCGCCCGTATCATGGCTGGCTTCGGCTGCCAGCTGCTGGCCTACGACCCCTACCCCAACCCAGAGCTGCTGGCCCTCGGCGCGCGCTACCTGACCTTGCCCGAGCTGTTGCGCGAAGCCCGTATCATCAGCCTGCACTGCCCGCTGACCGAGCACACCCGGCATTTGATCAATGCACAAAGCCTGGCGCAACTGCAGCACGGCGCCATGCTGATCAACACGGGGCGTGGCGCACTGGTCGATACCCCGGCACTGATCGACGCGCTGAAAAGCGGCCAGCTTGGCTACCTGGGCCTGGACGTCTACGAAGAAGAAGCCCAGCTGTTCTTCGAGGACCGCTCCGACCTGCCCCTGCAGGACGATGTACTGGCCCGCCTGCTGACCTTCCCCAACGTGATCATCACTGCCCATCAGGCCTTCCTTACCCGCGAAGCGCTGGACGCCATTGCCGCCACCACGCTGGACAACATCAACCGCTGGGCGGCAGGCAATCCACAGAATCTGGTCATGGGTTAG